A section of the Paenibacillus aurantius genome encodes:
- the cls gene encoding cardiolipin synthase, protein MGWLKDVSTFLLVLNLLLALAIVFLERRNVGVTWAWLMVLLFLPGLGFVLYLILGQNLSRRKLYKIREEDQRKLDSLIESQRESFRRHQIHYNDPEMVIYQDLIYMNLRSGHALFTQNNAVEVFTDGPSKFDRLFADLEAARHHIHLQYYILNADGLGKRLVELLARKAQEGVQVRLLYDDIGSNRLPRHFFDGLIRAGGQVAAFFPSRIPYLNFRVNYRNHRKVAVIDGEFGYIGGFNVGDEYLGLNPRYGFWRDTHLRLQGTTVLQLQAHFLMDWNLASVHKLKEETSFFPLYRPGVGQVGVQIVASGPDNEMEQIKNAYIKMINDAKESIYIQSPYFIPDESLLNALKLAIWSGVDVRMMIPSRPDHRMVYWASWSYLGELLEAGMKCFLYEKGFLHAKMVVIDGRVASVGTANMDIRSFKLNFEINAFLYDTATASRLQAIFEEDMEHSLQLTYDIYRNRSALYKLRESCTRLLSPIL, encoded by the coding sequence ATGGGATGGCTGAAAGACGTATCGACTTTTTTGCTTGTGCTGAATCTTTTGCTGGCCCTGGCCATTGTCTTCCTGGAGCGGCGGAATGTAGGCGTCACCTGGGCCTGGCTCATGGTGCTGCTGTTTCTGCCCGGCCTCGGCTTTGTGCTCTATCTGATTCTGGGCCAGAATTTATCCCGGCGCAAGCTGTACAAGATCCGGGAAGAGGACCAGCGGAAGCTGGACTCCTTGATCGAAAGCCAGCGCGAGAGCTTCCGCCGCCACCAAATCCACTATAACGATCCCGAGATGGTTATCTACCAGGATCTGATCTATATGAACCTGAGAAGCGGCCACGCCCTCTTTACCCAGAACAATGCGGTGGAGGTGTTCACCGACGGCCCTTCCAAATTCGACAGACTGTTCGCCGACCTGGAGGCGGCCCGGCATCATATTCATCTTCAATATTATATTCTGAACGCGGACGGGTTGGGGAAGAGGCTCGTGGAGCTCCTGGCCCGCAAAGCCCAAGAGGGAGTGCAGGTAAGGCTGCTTTATGACGACATTGGCAGCAATAGGCTGCCGCGCCATTTTTTTGACGGGCTCATCCGGGCGGGGGGGCAGGTGGCGGCTTTCTTTCCGTCCCGCATTCCTTATTTGAATTTCCGGGTGAATTACCGCAACCACCGCAAGGTGGCCGTTATTGACGGGGAATTCGGCTATATCGGCGGCTTCAACGTAGGAGACGAATACTTGGGCCTGAACCCGAGATACGGCTTCTGGCGGGACACCCATCTGCGGCTGCAGGGAACGACCGTGCTTCAGCTGCAAGCCCACTTTCTGATGGACTGGAACCTGGCCTCCGTTCACAAGCTGAAGGAGGAGACCTCCTTCTTTCCGCTCTATCGTCCGGGCGTGGGCCAGGTAGGGGTACAGATTGTGGCAAGCGGACCGGATAACGAGATGGAGCAGATCAAGAACGCCTATATCAAGATGATCAACGACGCGAAGGAAAGCATCTACATCCAATCCCCGTACTTCATTCCGGACGAAAGTCTCTTAAATGCGCTGAAACTGGCCATCTGGTCAGGAGTGGACGTGCGGATGATGATCCCGAGCCGTCCGGATCACCGGATGGTGTATTGGGCCTCCTGGTCCTACCTGGGGGAGCTTCTGGAGGCGGGCATGAAGTGCTTCCTCTATGAGAAAGGCTTTCTTCATGCCAAAATGGTCGTCATCGACGGCCGGGTCGCCTCGGTCGGCACCGCGAATATGGACATCCGCAGCTTCAAGCTGAATTTCGAGATCAATGCTTTCCTTTACGATACGGCTACCGCTTCCCGGCTTCAGGCCATCTTCGAAGAGGATATGGAGCACAGCCTGCAGCTGACCTATGACATCTACCGCAACCGGTCGGCTCTGTACAAGCTCCGGGAATCCTGTACCCGGCTGCTTTCTCCTATTCTATAG
- a CDS encoding ABC transporter ATP-binding protein, whose product MGMPGGPGRPGGMIGRGGRVQAVKPKQFRATLTRLWRYLGAERKLLTCVFLFLLLSAGLTLAGPYLIGRAVDAMSVNGTAVDFRLLQTVLVALLAAYLADAVLTFSQSWIMAGLSQRIVMGLRRTMFAKLQKLPLAYFDSRPHGEVMSRLSNDIDNVSNSISQSTTQLMSGIIAIVGSLVMMLILSPLLTLASLITVPLVYLLARSITRKTSSLFKAQQAELGKLNGHIEETVSGIAMVKAFNHEESSIREFEEVNARLYEVGLKAQIYSGFLMPILSVINNIGFAAVAIVGGVLAVKGSITVGIIASFLSYSRQFVRPLNEIANTYNLLQSGVAGAERAFEVLDEQEEPEDPPGAVPLVHPQGRVVFDNVTFGYRPDRPILQNVSFEAEAGTSLALVGPTGAGKTTIVNLVTRFYDVTGGTIYLDGKDIRRYTRDSLRRCFGIVLQDTYLFSGTIRDNIKYGRPEATDKEMEEAAAMANAEAFIRKLPKGYDTLLSENGGNLSQGQRQLLAIARVMLAEPSLLILDEATSSIDTRTEQHIQDALLTMMQGRTSFVIAHRLNTIRDADTIMVIDQGSIAEKGSHEELLGKGGTYSRMFHNQFKNLEGA is encoded by the coding sequence ATGGGCATGCCGGGTGGCCCGGGCCGGCCTGGCGGAATGATCGGCCGCGGAGGGAGGGTCCAGGCCGTCAAGCCGAAGCAGTTCCGGGCTACGCTGACCCGCCTGTGGAGGTACCTGGGCGCGGAGAGGAAGCTGCTTACCTGCGTCTTCCTGTTCCTGCTCTTAAGCGCCGGTCTTACCTTGGCCGGTCCCTACCTGATCGGACGCGCCGTCGACGCCATGTCGGTGAACGGGACCGCCGTCGACTTCCGCTTGCTCCAAACCGTGCTTGTGGCGCTCCTGGCCGCTTATCTGGCCGACGCCGTCCTTACCTTCAGCCAGAGCTGGATCATGGCAGGCTTGTCCCAACGAATCGTCATGGGTCTTCGCCGGACCATGTTCGCGAAGCTGCAGAAGCTGCCGCTCGCTTATTTCGATTCCCGCCCCCATGGGGAAGTGATGAGCCGTCTATCCAATGATATCGACAACGTAAGCAATTCCATTTCGCAGTCGACCACCCAGCTCATGTCAGGAATCATCGCCATTGTCGGTTCGCTGGTCATGATGCTCATCCTGAGCCCTCTGCTCACGCTGGCCAGCCTTATTACTGTACCGCTGGTTTATCTGCTCGCCCGCTCGATCACCCGCAAGACGAGCAGCCTTTTTAAGGCCCAGCAGGCGGAGCTCGGCAAGCTCAACGGGCATATCGAGGAAACGGTATCGGGCATTGCCATGGTCAAAGCCTTTAATCATGAGGAATCCTCCATCCGGGAATTTGAGGAAGTGAACGCGAGGCTGTACGAGGTCGGCTTGAAGGCGCAAATTTATTCCGGCTTTCTTATGCCCATTCTGAGTGTCATCAATAACATCGGGTTTGCCGCCGTAGCCATTGTCGGAGGGGTGCTTGCCGTCAAGGGCAGCATCACGGTCGGCATTATCGCGAGCTTCCTGAGCTATTCCCGGCAGTTTGTCCGGCCGCTTAACGAAATCGCCAATACCTACAACCTTCTGCAGTCGGGCGTGGCAGGGGCCGAGCGGGCCTTCGAGGTGCTGGACGAACAGGAAGAGCCCGAGGATCCGCCGGGAGCGGTTCCGCTTGTCCACCCGCAGGGCCGGGTGGTGTTCGACAACGTTACCTTCGGGTACCGGCCGGACCGGCCCATCCTGCAGAACGTCAGCTTCGAGGCCGAGGCGGGTACGAGTCTCGCCCTCGTCGGTCCGACGGGAGCGGGCAAGACGACGATCGTTAATCTTGTGACGAGGTTCTACGATGTGACGGGCGGAACCATCTATCTCGACGGCAAAGATATCCGCCGGTATACGAGGGACAGCCTTCGCCGCTGCTTCGGAATCGTGCTTCAGGACACGTACCTGTTCTCGGGAACCATCCGGGACAACATCAAATACGGCCGGCCGGAGGCAACCGATAAGGAAATGGAAGAAGCGGCGGCGATGGCGAATGCGGAAGCCTTCATCCGGAAGCTGCCCAAAGGGTACGATACGCTGCTTAGCGAGAACGGCGGCAATCTGAGCCAAGGGCAGCGGCAGCTTCTCGCCATCGCCCGGGTGATGCTGGCCGAGCCGTCCCTGCTCATCCTGGACGAGGCGACTAGCAGCATCGATACCCGTACGGAGCAGCATATTCAGGATGCTCTGCTAACGATGATGCAGGGGAGAACGAGCTTTGTCATTGCCCACCGGCTCAACACGATCCGCGATGCGGACACGATCATGGTGATCGATCAGGGAAGCATTGCGGAGAAGGGCAGCCACGAGGAGCTTTTGGGAAAGGGCGGCACCTATTCCCGGATGTTCCACAACCAGTTCAAAAACCTGGAAGGCGCTTGA
- a CDS encoding SDR family oxidoreductase: MGEKRVAGKVAVITGGGSGIGKGAALRLAEQGAKICLLDRTVEEADRVKQEIERAGGEALVVETDISKPEMVEEGIRRAVEHYGKIDILFANAGINGTWTPIEDLSVEEWDQTLDINLKGTFLTLKYAIPHLKKNGGSVIITSSVNGNRVFNNFGASAYSSSKAGQVAFMKMAALELAKFKIRVNAICPGAIETNIDENTNRTEEVEKIAIPVEFPEGANPLQGGPGNIRQVADLVLFLASEEASHVSGTAIYIDGADSLLH; the protein is encoded by the coding sequence ATGGGAGAGAAACGGGTTGCCGGGAAAGTGGCCGTCATTACGGGCGGCGGATCGGGAATCGGAAAAGGAGCCGCCCTTAGGCTGGCGGAGCAGGGAGCGAAGATCTGCCTGTTGGACCGGACGGTAGAGGAAGCCGACCGGGTCAAGCAGGAGATTGAAAGGGCAGGCGGAGAGGCACTGGTCGTGGAGACCGATATTTCCAAGCCGGAGATGGTGGAGGAAGGCATCCGCCGGGCCGTCGAGCATTACGGGAAGATCGATATTCTATTTGCCAACGCCGGCATTAACGGCACCTGGACCCCGATTGAAGACTTATCCGTAGAGGAATGGGATCAGACCCTCGATATCAACCTCAAGGGAACCTTCCTGACCTTGAAATATGCGATTCCCCATCTGAAGAAGAACGGGGGAAGCGTCATCATTACGAGCTCGGTGAACGGCAACCGGGTGTTCAACAACTTCGGGGCGAGCGCGTACAGCTCAAGCAAGGCGGGCCAGGTAGCCTTCATGAAAATGGCCGCTCTCGAGCTGGCGAAGTTCAAAATTCGCGTAAACGCCATCTGCCCGGGAGCGATTGAGACGAATATCGATGAGAACACGAACCGCACGGAGGAGGTGGAGAAGATCGCCATTCCGGTCGAGTTTCCGGAGGGCGCCAACCCGCTTCAGGGAGGGCCGGGGAACATCCGGCAGGTGGCCGATCTGGTGCTCTTCCTCGCTTCGGAAGAAGCCTCCCACGTGTCCGGAACGGCGATCTATATCGATGGAGCGGACTCGCTTCTGCATTAG
- a CDS encoding ABC transporter ATP-binding protein, producing the protein MGYLAKYRRKYGKSFMAAIFFLTIEALGDLLQPTIMAKIIDVGVSGRDMGYVLRMGGLMLLITLIGAVGASARNIISSRVSQKFGTELRSDLFRKIQSLSFRSIDKFERASLVTRLTNDVTQVQNFVNGLMRIFVKAPLLCIGSLIMAARLEPELSLILAVVVPLVGLLIFMNMRVGFPRFLKVQKALDQVNRVMREYLSGVRVVKAFNRFNYETEKFQEANAEYQTRSVAVMRAMSIFNPAIMLTVNLGILAVIWLGGIRVDQGQMQVGSIIAFINYMTQILFSLMTISMVFNMFVRARASTARIGDVFAEENPMTWKEEAAFASAEAKGRIDFENVTFSYEGEGGEPVLKGITFSCLPGETVGLIGSTGSGKSSLVNLIPRFYDADSGTVRVNGRDLREMDPHQLRESMAVVPQKTVLFTGSIAANLKWGKEDATREQLERAAQAAEAAEFIEKLPEGYETKLGQKGVNLSGGQKQRLSIARALLREPDILILDDCTSAVDVETEARIKASLKAYSRGLTCLLIAQRITSVMDADKIVVLDNGELVGIGTHDELIKECRVYQEIYRSQIGKELHADVNA; encoded by the coding sequence TTGGGCTATTTGGCTAAATACAGACGCAAGTACGGCAAATCGTTTATGGCGGCAATTTTCTTCCTTACTATTGAAGCTCTCGGAGATCTCCTGCAGCCGACCATTATGGCCAAGATCATAGACGTGGGCGTGTCGGGAAGGGACATGGGGTATGTTCTTCGTATGGGCGGGCTGATGCTGCTTATTACGCTGATCGGGGCGGTAGGGGCTTCGGCGCGAAATATCATTTCAAGCCGTGTCTCCCAGAAGTTCGGGACGGAGCTGAGATCGGATCTGTTCCGTAAAATCCAAAGCTTGTCCTTTCGCAGCATCGACAAGTTTGAAAGGGCTTCCCTGGTGACCCGTCTTACCAATGACGTAACCCAGGTTCAGAATTTCGTGAACGGTCTGATGAGAATTTTCGTGAAGGCTCCTCTGCTCTGCATCGGAAGCTTGATTATGGCGGCCCGCTTGGAGCCGGAGCTTTCCCTGATTCTTGCCGTTGTCGTTCCCCTCGTCGGCCTTCTCATCTTCATGAATATGAGGGTGGGCTTTCCCCGGTTTCTGAAGGTTCAGAAAGCGCTGGACCAGGTCAACCGGGTCATGCGGGAATACCTGTCCGGGGTCCGCGTGGTGAAAGCCTTCAACCGGTTCAACTATGAAACCGAGAAGTTCCAAGAGGCTAACGCGGAGTATCAAACCCGATCGGTGGCCGTCATGAGGGCCATGTCGATCTTCAACCCGGCCATTATGCTGACGGTCAACCTCGGCATTCTGGCCGTTATCTGGCTCGGCGGCATTCGCGTGGACCAAGGACAGATGCAGGTGGGCAGCATCATTGCCTTCATTAACTACATGACGCAGATTCTCTTCTCGCTCATGACCATTTCGATGGTGTTCAACATGTTCGTCCGCGCCCGGGCTTCCACCGCACGCATCGGTGACGTATTCGCCGAGGAGAATCCGATGACGTGGAAGGAGGAAGCGGCTTTCGCTTCAGCAGAGGCAAAAGGAAGGATCGATTTCGAGAACGTGACGTTCTCTTACGAGGGAGAGGGGGGAGAGCCGGTGCTTAAGGGGATTACGTTCAGCTGCCTCCCGGGAGAGACCGTCGGCCTGATCGGATCGACGGGTTCCGGCAAGAGCTCCCTGGTGAACCTTATCCCCCGGTTCTACGATGCCGACTCGGGAACCGTTAGGGTAAACGGCCGGGACCTCCGGGAAATGGACCCGCACCAGCTCCGGGAAAGCATGGCGGTCGTTCCGCAGAAGACCGTTCTGTTTACCGGCAGCATTGCCGCCAACCTCAAATGGGGCAAAGAGGACGCTACCCGCGAACAGCTGGAGAGAGCGGCACAGGCTGCGGAGGCTGCGGAATTCATTGAGAAGCTTCCGGAAGGGTATGAAACAAAGCTCGGCCAGAAGGGCGTCAACCTGTCGGGTGGCCAGAAGCAGAGGCTCTCGATTGCCCGGGCACTGCTCCGCGAGCCGGATATTCTCATTCTCGACGACTGCACGAGCGCCGTCGATGTAGAGACGGAAGCCCGGATCAAGGCTTCCTTGAAAGCCTATTCCCGCGGGCTGACCTGCCTTCTGATCGCCCAGCGGATCACTTCGGTGATGGATGCCGACAAAATTGTCGTGCTCGACAACGGAGAGCTAGTCGGCATAGGCACGCACGACGAGCTGATCAAGGAGTGCCGGGTGTATCAGGAGATTTACCGGTCCCAAATCGGAAAGGAGCTGCACGCCGATGTCAACGCATAA